ggcagctagagagaaaaggtcacctacaaaggaaaacccatcaggctatcatcagacttctcaacagaaaccttacaggccagaagagcatggcaggatatatttaatgcaatgaaacagaaggggcttgaaccaaggatactgtatccaacacgactatcctttaaatatgaaggagggattaaacaattcccagacaagcaaaagttgagagaatttgcctcccacaaaccacctctacagggtattttagagggactgctttagatgggagcacttctaaaactaaatataggtcaccagagaaaataaaatcacagcaaagaaagcagaccaaccaactactaactaaaggcaaaaaataaaatcaactacccacaaaagcagttaaaggaagcacaacagagcacagaataaaacaactaacatataaagaacagaggaggaggaataagggagaaaaataatgaccAGACAAGTGTCTAAagtagctcaataagtgagttaagttagacagtaagatactaaagaagctgaccttgaacctttggtaaccacgaatctaaagcctgcaatggcaataagtacatatctttcaataatcaccctaaatgtaaatggactgaatgcaccaatcaaaagacacagagtaatagaatggataaaaaagcaagacccatctctgtgctgcttacaagagacccacctcaaacccaaagaccataggaacaaagaaagactgaaggaacaaaacagcagcagaatcataataacctaagaatggactaacagttaccaaagggaaagggactggggagaaagggagggatggggggggccagaaagggggcattacgattagcatgtataatgtttggcggggtatggggagggctgtgcaacagagaagacaagtagtgattctacagcatcttactatgctgatggacactgactgtaatggggtttgtgggggggatttggtgaaggggggaccctagttaacataatattcttcaaaaaaaatttttttgaaaaatataattctatAGTGTTTTAAAGGCATAATATATATTGTGATACATAGCTCTTATAATAGAATGCAATAGTGGTTGAAGGTTAGAACAACTATTTTTGAAACAATTTTCTATGCTGAAgcctccatttttttaaattcaattcttTGACAAATGTTCCTTTGCTCATTCATCAAAAATTCACCAAGCATTATACATATGCCAGGCACACTGGATACCGGGACTTCAGGGGTAAGATACGATTTCCGCCTTCCTGGAGCTGTctagagaaacacaaagaaaaagaaaattataatcccACAAAAGCAGTCTCTCCCTTTCTGTCGCTCTCAATACCTTGGTGAGCTATCTCACCAGCTATATTCAGCTCTTTAAGGGTGTCCTTTTCTATCCCTGCACACAGGATTTGGGCTGCTTACTTTCATCTGGCTCTGGGGTGAAGCACACCTCACAGGGGTGCTACAAAGGCTGTAAGAAAAGATGATCCTGAACCGGGATCACGAGGGAATCAATATGAGAGGCTCTGACCCACAGGTAAGCTACAAGACAGCACTATTAGTATGTGTTTGTATCTACAAATGCTATGGAATATGGGACACATGAAGGTAATGGACTCACTGGAAACAAACTGTTCTACTAACCTGCTTGAGCAAACACGTTTTACCTTGACGCTTTCTCTGCTGAGTAATCAGATCCATTTACCTGCACACAGGAAACTCCATACatttagaaacagaaaacctgaatgtGTATCGACTCCTAGGGACCCGGGAGAAGCTAGTTTACAGTGCTCAGAATAATAATCCATGTGTCACTGAAAATCTGATTCTAAAATATTAAGTCTATTATGTACAAAAGGTGTATTTCTCGATGCTCCAAATGGGAAGAACTGCCATTCTTAACACCAGGCAATCATGGAATAAAAGTATTTTGTTAACTTTTTGTGTACAATGTCTCTAAGTTAAAAAACAGGTCAGAccccttttttgtattttcaatatattaaaaagcaaCATAGTACAAATATTATAGTTAATATTAAAAAGGACCCAAATTTTTCAAGGAATGGATTTTTATAAACAAGTTCCACAATGAAAGGGAATTAGTATCTTAATACATGAAAGTTTTGTtgaattagatttaaaaattttttaaatcagaaaacttTTAAGACTAAATTCTATCAAATGttcaaacaaaaaaagcaaccTATACATTCTCCATAATAAAATGTATGCTCATACATACACTGGGTGCTTTGAAAATGttcaaatttttaaagtttgagtGATAGAGGCAGCACTTAAAGGTTTCATGAacctttttttccaaaaaagtatACTTTCAGTGaaacattttaccattttatCTGACCATGCATTAAAATTGTTCTTCTTCCTAAAAAAAGGGAtttataataatactgtattttttatgtaaaaaagtTCATTTAGAGATATTTAATTTCCTGAGCAACTTCAAACATGATCTAACGAGCAAGTTCTAAAATTTCAGAATGAGAGCATGTGCAGATTTATACTTGTATGTTCAGTTAGGGTAAAACTCAAAAGAGAATGTCACAGAATGTGTGTTTAAATTCTCTAAAGCATTTAACAATATGATTCATCCCCAAACTTTATCAATAGGCTTTCTCCAATAAAATGTTAGTAAAATGAATCACTGAAATTACATTTTCTCATGTATTAACAAAATACTGATAGTCATTTCAGACTAACTGGAATGTTTTCTATTATATACACCAATTATCTTACTAACAAGAAACTTCTTGCATTACAAAAAAGATAACAgatcattaaaatatttgctttataatacAACCAATCCATATGATACATCCCTTCCTCAATTGTCTAAAATGAGTAGGAACTGTGGTTCTTTCTTATGTATAAAACCCTTTCCTCTTCATAAAACCCTGAGGTGAAAGGTcattaatgtaataaaaatggaacaattaTTCTCATTCTGTATTAGATTGGACCAacaggttttaaaatttttatgaagaaatatGGCCATCCGTAAAGCTGCTCTGTACAGTTCTAACAGAACATCCCCAGATCATCTTGGCCAAAAGGGCCTAGAATGACCCTCCAAGGACGTCTTCCTTTCAACCCTCGTCAGTGTCGAGACGAACGCCACTTCCCCTCTCTACTGGCGTCTCTCTTGTTCTCGTAGTCATGGCCCCAGCCATCGGGACTCCTGTCTTCATAGAAGAAATCATCTCTGCGTCCTCTGTAGTGGTGGTCAGGCCCAAGGTCAGGGTAACGCTGCTCGCGGGCATAGTGTCTGTCCGCCATGTAGGGGTGAGGATTCTGCCGGACTTTCCGCTGTGGTGATGGTGTATCTTGGCGCCACTGGGAGCTCGAAGAGTGGTTAAAAGTATGATTATGTGACTGAACTGACGGGGAAAATCCTGACTGATCCAGGTGCGGAGAACCAAATTTCCCGCCATACGGCATCTGCCTCAAAACACTGTTCATCTGAGGGGAGAGGTAAGAGAATGTCAGCTGCAAGTATTTCCAGACATCACCACTAACAGGTAACCGGTCATGGTCAGCCAAACAAACAACGATGGAGAAACAAAATCACTCTTGCCCAGACACGTGTTAAGTTAAACACAACTGAGTAGCACAACAGCCTCACTTATTCCAGTGCACACCTACAAGCTATCTGTACAGTTACTACGCCTGCCCTCAGGAATACAACTTGGAAGGTAAGACATCTTACAAAAGGACTCTAATGTGCATCCCTCTGCGATGAACTTACAAAGAACCACGAGCTCAGTGCCATTTGCACAAACAAACAACAGGGAAACACAGAATGGGTTCGCAGAACAGCAAGAAATCCTGGCTGAGGCAGGTTACCGATCTCCCAAGCAGTGAACACAGACAGTAAGGCTCGGAAGGTTACTGGAACCAGGTAACAGGGTTGCCTAAAAACAAGGCTAGAGAACTCTTATTTTATCTTGCAAATCCTGGAAAGCCAAATTGCCAGGAAGGTTAGCACAACAAGGTTATAATACTAATTCTGAAATGTGTGTGAGAGGTTAGCACAACAAGGTTATAATACTAATTCTGAAATGTGTGTGAGATGGACTCGTGAGAGAAAACAGATGAGTACTAAGTGACTAGACAAGGATTCTCAAATTCTGCCCATGGCTGGACAGGAGCcaatgatgatttttttcttggtcTATGGCCAAATGAGAAACCTAGGTACAGGCACACCACGGGTACACAGCAGGTTCGGCTCCAGGCCACTGCAATTCAGTGGGTTCACAATGAAGCACGTCAAATGGATTTGTTTCCTGGTGCACATAAgttgtttacactatactgttgtctattaaatgtgcaatagcatCATGTCTAAAAAAATGCACACACCTGAATTAAAAACTagttcattgctaaaaaatgctatcttctgagctttcagtgagttataATCCTTGATCACATATCATAACAAATACGATGAGAAAgtcaatattgtgagaattacaaaatgtgacacagagacaagtgaacaaaaggaaaatggaaaaatagtgcCAACAGACTTGACGAAAATGGCTGAATGCAGGGCAGACACACACCTTCAAGTTGTAAAAAAACCACTATCTGTGAAGTGCACTAAAATGAAGCGTACTACACAGGGTGTGTTGGACGCGTATACGGAAGCTGCCCTCGTCCATACCGGTCTctcaattttactttatttcactCTTACTCTTTCAGGTCTGTGAAATAGAAAAGCCTAGAGACCACAAGCCAAGACTGTGATTTGGGCTAAcgataaaaaggaagaaatgaatgtaagaaaaggaaaaaagtgaaggatCTGATGACTGGAGACAAAGATGAAACAGTAAGACAGAGCAAACATTTCAAGCCCACTTTCATGGGGGTGTCATTACGGAAAGATGGCAAGTTCAAAAGGGAGCTCGTCGAGACGATGCCAGGAGATTTAAGTAGTGAAGAGAACAGACGATGAAAAGCCACAGGAACATCAGAGAGCCGATctccaggatttgaacccacataCCAACAATGGCTGAAGAAAACTACAAGCGTGAAACGCAGCTCTACCTTCAATCTGCTAAACATGCACCTCGGCCCGGTGAAAACTAAAAGGAAAGATCATCTGCAAGGATCACACTAGTTCAACTAGAATTTAAGAAGTTAACTTACGAATTATCtcaacattttaactttttttagcaACTCAAGTTGAAAAATCAGCCTACCACTGCTTGTCTCTGAAAATTTTCAGGAGATCTCTGAATTGTCTGTGCTGATGGACTCATGTTCTCCACAGTCCTTTCATACCTGTGAGAAATAAGAAAACCAACACATAATCATTCATTCGGCAAATACTACCCAGCTGTCCTGAGAAGGACAGGTCTTCGAGGCAGGCCTGAGGAGACATACAAGGTGTCCGCTCTCCGGATCAGACACTGGGACGACTCCACATGGTCACTAGTGAGGTGACAAACGAGTGAAGAGCTAGTAGGCGTGGCCAGGGCTTTAGTTTGGCTGGTCAGGAACGGCCTTTCTAAAAAGGGGACATTTGAAGCAAGAGCTGAATAACAAGACCACCTGGGGGCAGAACATTCCAGCTGAGGGAAGGCCTAAGCGGAGGGGTGGTGAGCAGAGTACAGGGCGGGTGACAAACCCAGTCTGAGTAGACAGTTTCAGGGGAACAGAGCCACACTCCTTTCCGTGTCACCTGCGCAATGCTACGATGACAGAGCCCAAAACCGCAGAGCCTGCGAAACCTACAGGATTGATTTTCTGgccctttctaaaataaaacctgTCAAACCCTAGGCTAGTACCAAGGCTGAGactgagaaacaaaatgaaaacgaTCTGATTGGTTAGATTATGAGGGAAATAAATTAAAGGGTAGAACCTAGATTTTCTGACTTAGCAATTAGGTGGACATTTACCGAGACAGGGAAGTCGGGGAGTGAGCGATGAGAGCTCAGAGACATAGACAGAACCTACCAATCTGCGGGGCTCACACCTTTCTCCTCGCTTCCTAAAGGGGTAACTTGCTCTGCAGAAAAACTCacttagaaaatgttttaattttactttaaaatatcccTTCAGAATCAAATCACCAATTGATCTATCTTACAATTTAGATCTTTTCATTGGGGCTTTCTTA
This portion of the Manis javanica isolate MJ-LG chromosome 6, MJ_LKY, whole genome shotgun sequence genome encodes:
- the RBM7 gene encoding RNA-binding protein 7 isoform X1; the protein is MHRPTFGATRAPGLGQTTAGSSHVRGRMHSPVLIYHIKPAETDAFLHAGPVIKVKIPKDKDGKPKQFAFVNFKHEVSVPYAMNLLNGIKLFGRPIKIQFRSGSSHASQDVSLSSPRHHVGDLSPTSTSPSRYERTVENMSPSAQTIQRSPENFQRQAVMNSVLRQMPYGGKFGSPHLDQSGFSPSVQSHNHTFNHSSSSQWRQDTPSPQRKVRQNPHPYMADRHYAREQRYPDLGPDHHYRGRRDDFFYEDRSPDGWGHDYENKRDASREGKWRSSRH
- the RBM7 gene encoding RNA-binding protein 7 isoform X2 is translated as MGAAAAEADCTLFVGNLEAKVTEELLFELFHQAGPVIKVKIPKDKDGKPKQFAFVNFKHEVSVPYAMNLLNGIKLFGRPIKIQFRSGSSHASQDVSLSSPRHHVGDLSPTSTSPSRYERTVENMSPSAQTIQRSPENFQRQAVMNSVLRQMPYGGKFGSPHLDQSGFSPSVQSHNHTFNHSSSSQWRQDTPSPQRKVRQNPHPYMADRHYAREQRYPDLGPDHHYRGRRDDFFYEDRSPDGWGHDYENKRDASREGKWRSSRH